From the genome of Prevotella herbatica, one region includes:
- a CDS encoding CD225/dispanin family protein, with translation MEQNFDSNEHVVEQTTEHENSQEHVIVKPANNLVLAILTTICCCLPFGIVAIIKASQVNNLFILKQYAAAQASADEAKKWSYIGIATGLVVSIIYLLFNLACHSLTR, from the coding sequence ATGGAACAAAATTTTGATTCAAACGAGCATGTAGTTGAACAGACCACAGAACATGAAAATTCACAAGAGCATGTAATCGTAAAACCAGCTAATAATCTTGTGTTAGCTATTTTAACAACAATATGCTGTTGCCTTCCTTTTGGTATTGTAGCCATAATAAAGGCAAGTCAGGTAAATAATCTTTTTATACTGAAACAATATGCGGCTGCGCAGGCTTCTGCTGATGAGGCTAAAAAGTGGAGCTATATTGGTATAGCTACAGGATTGGTCGTATCTATAATATATTTATTGTTTAACCTTGCATGTCATTCTCTAACGAGATAA
- a CDS encoding DUF2752 domain-containing protein yields MAVVLLGLYFLNPCSYWFMPKCPFKLITGLSCPGCGIQRFIYSMLHGHWHEAIAYNYYLAYSLPYASLFAIAWIMPQGKAKERLSDIIENRYVVWFYIITFFLWLIIRNILKI; encoded by the coding sequence TTGGCTGTAGTTTTATTGGGACTTTATTTTCTCAATCCTTGCAGCTATTGGTTTATGCCAAAATGCCCTTTTAAGTTGATTACGGGGCTTAGTTGTCCTGGTTGTGGAATACAGCGTTTTATCTATTCGATGCTTCATGGACATTGGCACGAGGCGATAGCTTATAATTACTATTTGGCATATTCATTGCCCTATGCGTCCCTATTTGCCATTGCATGGATAATGCCACAAGGAAAGGCGAAGGAAAGACTTTCTGATATTATTGAAAACAGATATGTCGTATGGTTTTATATCATAACATTCTTCCTATGGCTTATAATTAGGAATATTCTAAAAATATAA
- a CDS encoding TM2 domain-containing protein, with product MEADQKTQLMALYSNRFPVTAINEVNDKLDNLDYSFACAYLAQMKDPTIALILSILVGAYGVDRIYVGDVGLGILKLLTCGGLGIWWIVDLFYISDLTRTKNYETLMMM from the coding sequence ATGGAAGCAGACCAAAAAACTCAGTTGATGGCACTCTATAGCAATAGATTTCCAGTAACTGCCATTAATGAAGTTAACGATAAGTTAGATAACTTGGATTACAGCTTTGCCTGTGCATATCTAGCTCAGATGAAGGATCCAACTATAGCTTTGATTTTATCTATTCTTGTTGGTGCCTATGGGGTAGACAGAATATATGTAGGTGATGTAGGACTAGGAATATTAAAGCTCTTGACATGTGGAGGATTAGGTATCTGGTGGATTGTAGATTTGTTCTATATCAGTGACCTTACAAGGACAAAAAATTATGAAACTCTGATGATGATGTAA